The following are from one region of the Paenibacillus sabinae T27 genome:
- the nifX gene encoding nitrogen fixation protein NifX, producing the protein MKVAFATDDGVRVNAHFGQCSMFAIYNITKSSSELVELRRIPDISTQDEFGKIDSRIDAIADCTLIFLMQIGASAAAKVTRRKIMPVKVQFGSPIDDQVKRLVDMLQGKPPMWLAKVLRAEEEEGAGVHGSNG; encoded by the coding sequence GTGAAAGTCGCGTTCGCCACAGATGACGGAGTTCGTGTAAATGCCCACTTCGGGCAATGTTCGATGTTTGCCATTTATAACATTACGAAGAGCAGCAGTGAGCTAGTGGAGCTCCGCAGAATACCCGATATTTCAACCCAGGATGAGTTCGGCAAGATCGACAGCCGGATCGACGCAATTGCCGATTGCACGCTGATCTTTCTGATGCAGATAGGCGCGTCGGCGGCAGCTAAGGTGACCCGCCGCAAAATCATGCCGGTCAAAGTGCAATTCGGCAGCCCGATTGATGATCAGGTCAAACGGCTTGTGGACATGCTGCAAGGCAAGCCGCCGATGTGGCTGGCCAAGGTGCTTCGCGCGGAAGAAGAGGAAGGAGCTGGGGTTCATGGATCCAACGGCTAA
- the nifE gene encoding nitrogenase iron-molybdenum cofactor biosynthesis protein NifE, which produces MEPIRKEELDDQACGSMAPKSKPCPRPKPGEAAGGCSFDGAQITLLPIMDAAHLVHGPVACAGNSWESRGSLSSGPSLSQYGFATDLGNNDIIFGGEKKLRDSIDYIAGRFTPPAIFVYSTCVTALIGEDMDAVCKEASDRLGIPIVPVNSPGFVGSKNLGNRLAGDALLQYVIGTGEPEQETPLGVNLIGEYNIAGEMWDIEKLMNQAGITLLSRITGDARYKEITWAHRAKANMVVCSRALLGLAKQMESKYGIPYFEGSFYGAKETTYSLRQMAFLLNDREMERRVDRLTEREENRLAHDLRPYRKILKGKKAVLYTGGVKSWSVISALKELGIQVVGVGTNKSSDEDVQRIADRVGDDTEYIPEGGASRIIKTVRERKADIMIAGGRNMYVAMKEQIPFVDINQERHKAYAGYEGLLRLAKELVDSMVNPIWKLASSPAPWDKEGSYDR; this is translated from the coding sequence ATGGAGCCTATTCGAAAGGAAGAGTTAGACGATCAGGCCTGCGGGAGCATGGCTCCCAAATCCAAACCTTGTCCACGGCCAAAACCGGGCGAGGCAGCCGGAGGATGCTCCTTCGACGGAGCGCAAATTACATTGCTTCCTATTATGGATGCAGCGCATCTGGTGCATGGACCGGTCGCTTGTGCCGGCAATAGTTGGGAAAGCCGGGGAAGCCTTTCGAGTGGCCCTTCCCTCTCCCAGTACGGTTTTGCGACGGATTTAGGTAATAATGACATCATCTTTGGCGGCGAAAAAAAGCTAAGAGACAGCATCGACTATATTGCCGGGCGTTTTACGCCTCCGGCTATCTTTGTATATTCAACTTGTGTTACGGCACTAATCGGCGAAGATATGGACGCCGTCTGTAAAGAGGCGTCGGATCGTCTGGGCATCCCGATAGTGCCTGTCAACAGCCCCGGCTTTGTCGGAAGCAAGAATCTCGGCAACCGGCTCGCGGGCGATGCGCTGCTCCAATACGTTATCGGTACCGGAGAACCGGAGCAGGAGACTCCGCTTGGTGTGAACCTGATTGGTGAGTATAACATCGCCGGCGAGATGTGGGACATTGAGAAGCTGATGAACCAGGCGGGAATTACGCTTTTATCTCGCATTACGGGCGATGCCAGATATAAAGAGATTACTTGGGCGCACCGGGCGAAAGCCAATATGGTCGTCTGCAGCCGCGCATTGCTCGGACTGGCGAAACAGATGGAATCCAAGTACGGCATACCTTATTTTGAAGGATCGTTCTATGGCGCGAAAGAAACCACCTATTCCTTGCGTCAAATGGCTTTCCTGTTGAACGACAGGGAAATGGAACGCCGGGTTGACCGGTTGACTGAACGTGAAGAGAACCGGCTGGCTCATGATCTGCGTCCATACCGCAAAATTCTCAAAGGCAAAAAAGCGGTGCTGTATACAGGGGGAGTAAAAAGCTGGTCGGTCATTTCAGCGCTGAAGGAACTGGGCATTCAGGTCGTAGGCGTCGGAACAAACAAGAGCTCGGATGAGGATGTACAAAGGATTGCCGACCGGGTCGGTGATGATACAGAGTACATTCCGGAAGGCGGAGCAAGCCGGATTATTAAGACGGTTAGAGAGCGCAAGGCGGATATTATGATTGCCGGCGGCCGGAATATGTATGTTGCAATGAAAGAGCAAATTCCGTTTGTGGACATCAATCAAGAGCGGCATAAAGCTTATGCGGGTTACGAGGGTCTGCTTCGTCTTGCCAAGGAACTGGTAGATTCCATGGTTAATCCGATCTGGAAGCTTGCTTCTTCGCCGGCTCCTTGGGATAAGGAGGGCAGCTATGACCGTTAA
- the nifN gene encoding nitrogenase iron-molybdenum cofactor biosynthesis protein NifN: MTVKRRSKPVSVNPLKIGQSLGGVLAMQGCYRAMPIVHGSQGCSAFPKALLTRHFREPIAVQTSALQEMDVIFDANRNLEEALNAVLSKHRPDIIGIIGTELTDVAGVDYQSMLKSYKRERNMRGGLAFSVTLPDFRGSLESGFSVTVEAMVDELIQQAGLRGQRNVNSRQITLLPGSYLTPGDVMELKEIVSSFGFEVIALPDISTSLSGHLLTGFSPLTRGGVPLDSMLQSLQSGLTIAFGASMERPARRLHNALGTPYKVFQGTMGLKASDELLNFLHQISGVPVPIRYCWQRENLLDCMLDAHFQFAGVSALAALEPDHLRSVSEWLEELGVEQKALVASCETPAVAEMEREVWVGDLDDAEVLGSGADLWISSSHGIAGAERIGAAFLPAGFPIWDELGSYMNVSVGYRGAMEWTNKAGNLLMRREAEHRESRVRHR; encoded by the coding sequence ATGACCGTTAAGAGAAGAAGCAAACCGGTATCGGTCAATCCCCTCAAAATCGGCCAGTCTTTGGGCGGCGTTCTGGCTATGCAGGGCTGCTACCGGGCGATGCCCATTGTCCACGGCTCACAGGGCTGCAGCGCCTTTCCCAAAGCGCTTTTGACCCGTCATTTTCGCGAACCGATTGCGGTGCAAACCTCAGCGCTTCAGGAAATGGACGTTATTTTTGACGCAAACCGGAATTTGGAAGAGGCTCTGAATGCGGTACTGTCCAAGCATCGCCCGGACATCATCGGAATTATCGGAACGGAACTGACCGATGTGGCCGGGGTGGATTACCAGAGCATGCTGAAGTCTTATAAGAGAGAGCGTAATATGCGCGGCGGCCTTGCCTTCTCCGTAACGCTGCCTGACTTTCGCGGATCGCTGGAATCCGGATTCAGTGTAACTGTTGAGGCTATGGTTGATGAACTGATTCAGCAGGCGGGTCTTCGGGGACAACGGAATGTGAATTCCCGCCAGATTACGCTGCTTCCCGGTTCGTATCTTACGCCCGGTGATGTAATGGAGCTTAAGGAAATCGTATCTTCCTTCGGCTTCGAGGTTATCGCGCTTCCGGATATTTCGACTTCGCTGTCCGGGCATCTGCTGACCGGATTCTCGCCGCTGACCAGAGGCGGAGTCCCGCTGGACTCCATGCTTCAGAGCCTGCAGTCCGGGCTTACTATCGCCTTTGGCGCCAGCATGGAGCGTCCGGCCAGAAGATTGCATAATGCTCTGGGAACGCCTTACAAAGTGTTCCAGGGAACGATGGGACTGAAGGCATCCGACGAGCTGCTCAATTTTCTCCATCAGATCAGTGGAGTTCCTGTTCCCATCCGGTACTGCTGGCAGCGGGAGAATCTGCTCGACTGTATGCTTGACGCGCACTTTCAGTTCGCGGGCGTGTCCGCGCTGGCTGCGCTTGAGCCGGATCATCTGCGCTCCGTATCGGAGTGGCTTGAAGAACTGGGAGTTGAACAAAAAGCGCTCGTTGCTTCCTGCGAAACTCCGGCAGTCGCCGAAATGGAACGTGAAGTGTGGGTCGGAGATCTGGATGACGCCGAAGTCCTGGGAAGCGGAGCCGATCTGTGGATCAGCAGTTCACACGGAATTGCTGGAGCAGAACGTATCGGAGCAGCGTTCCTACCTGCAGGCTTCCCGATTTGGGATGAGCTTGGATCGTATATGAATGTCTCCGTTGGCTATCGCGGGGCAATGGAATGGACCAATAAAGCAGGCAATCTACTTATGAGAAGGGAGGCGGAGCATCGTGAAAGTCGCGTTCGCCACAGATGA